A window of Streptomyces sp. NBC_01142 genomic DNA:
GAGGGTGCAACTCCCACCCCCGGCCGTAGACTCGGAACACAGACCATCCCCTTCGAGGAGGTCACTCCCGATGCAAGCGAACGTGGGCGACACCCTGCTGATGCACGGCCGGACCGTGGGACAGCACGACAAGCGCGCCGAAGTTGTTGAGGTGCTGGGTCCCGAGGGCACCCCCCCGTATCGCGTCCGCTTCCAGGACGGGCACGAGGCACTGATGTCACCGGGTCCCGACACCGTCGTACGCCACGACGAGAAGGCCTGAACGAAAGCCGCCTCAGTTCGGCGGCCGCACCCTGGTCGGATAGTGGTCGGCCACGACCCTGGCCATCGCGCCGACCGGGTCCTGCATGACTTCTTTGGCCGAGAAGAAGCAATGGCCGCGCGCCTCGGTGTAGTCGCGCGCCAGCGTGAGGTGTCTGGAGAGTTCGCCGGGGTCCTGCCAGGGCGCCGGCTGGCCGGGAGCGCCCGCTTTGTAGAGGGCCTCACCGATGTAGAGGTGGACGCCCGTGCCCCGTGCCACCTCGTTCCACCAGGGCAGCAGTCTGGCGTAATCGGCGGGAGAGAAGCCGATGTTCCAGTAGATCTGCGGAACGATGTAGTCGATCCAGCCCCGTGTCACCCAGGTGCGGGTGTCGGCGTGCAGATCGTCATAGGTCTGTACGCCGGCCCGGGTGTCCGATCCGAGCGGATCGGTGGCGGCGTTGCGCCACACGGCGAAAGGACTGATGCCGAAGCGGACGTTCTTCTTCGCCTTCTTGATCCTGGCAGCCGTTTCGCGCACCAGCCGGTCGATGTTGTCGCGCCGCCAGGCGGCCTTGTCCGGGAAGCCGGCACCGTAGCGCGCGTACGTCTCCTCGTCGTCGAAGACCTGGCCGGCGACCGGATACGGGTAGAAGTAGTCGTCGAAGTGCACCGCGTCGATGTCGTAGCGGCGGACGGCGTCCATCATCGCGTCCTGGACGAAGCGGCGGACTTCGGGGATGCCGGGGTTGTAGTAGAGCTTCCCGCCGTACGGAAGGACCCACTCCGGGTGCACCCGGGCAGGATGGGTCTCGACCAGCCGGGACGGGTCGGTGTGGGATGCGACACGGTACGGGTTGAACCAGGCATGCAGCTCCAGGCCGCGCCGGTGGGCCTCGCGCACAGCGGTGCCGAGCGGGTCCCAGCCGGGATGCCGTCCCTGTACGCCGGTGAGGTACTCCGCCCAGGGTTCGTACGGTGAGGGCCACAGGGCGTCCGCCGTCGGCCGCACCTGGAAGACGACGGCGTTCAGCTTCCGGGCGACGGCGGTGTCGAGGTGGGCGA
This region includes:
- a CDS encoding DUF1918 domain-containing protein, with translation MQANVGDTLLMHGRTVGQHDKRAEVVEVLGPEGTPPYRVRFQDGHEALMSPGPDTVVRHDEKA
- a CDS encoding glycoside hydrolase family 10 protein, whose protein sequence is MTAAAALAALTTAGDAAARPASGAADRRHTTRREFRGMWLATVANRDWPSRPGLTAAQQRSELLAHLDTAVARKLNAVVFQVRPTADALWPSPYEPWAEYLTGVQGRHPGWDPLGTAVREAHRRGLELHAWFNPYRVASHTDPSRLVETHPARVHPEWVLPYGGKLYYNPGIPEVRRFVQDAMMDAVRRYDIDAVHFDDYFYPYPVAGQVFDDEETYARYGAGFPDKAAWRRDNIDRLVRETAARIKKAKKNVRFGISPFAVWRNAATDPLGSDTRAGVQTYDDLHADTRTWVTRGWIDYIVPQIYWNIGFSPADYARLLPWWNEVARGTGVHLYIGEALYKAGAPGQPAPWQDPGELSRHLTLARDYTEARGHCFFSAKEVMQDPVGAMARVVADHYPTRVRPPN